The Kitasatospora setae KM-6054 genome contains a region encoding:
- a CDS encoding TetR/AcrR family transcriptional regulator, with amino-acid sequence MTRPRSRPADRPDRERRRASHSIDAVLTAAVALLDEAGERALTLRALAGRLGTGVGSIYWYVSSRDDLLDRAVDHVLGGVLAEAAKRPPAADPVDDLRATAVTLYDAVVDRPWLGARFMRGLDLPGNSLRLYEELGRPALRLDLTPLQRFHAVSAVLGVVASAAAELGGQEPPEEVTDGLVDRAEFFGRYARTWRDLDAGEYPFLHDIVDEFEAHDDREQFLAALDLTLSGLRAQVERRA; translated from the coding sequence ATGACACGTCCGCGATCACGACCCGCCGACCGCCCCGACCGCGAGCGCCGCCGCGCCTCGCACTCGATCGATGCCGTCCTCACCGCTGCCGTGGCCCTCCTGGACGAGGCCGGCGAGCGCGCCCTGACCCTCCGGGCCCTGGCCGGCCGGCTCGGCACCGGCGTCGGCAGCATCTACTGGTACGTGTCGAGCCGGGACGACCTGCTGGACCGCGCCGTCGACCACGTGCTCGGCGGCGTGCTGGCCGAGGCCGCGAAACGCCCGCCCGCCGCCGACCCGGTCGACGACCTGCGGGCGACCGCCGTCACCCTCTACGACGCCGTCGTCGACCGCCCGTGGCTGGGCGCGCGCTTCATGCGCGGCCTGGACCTCCCCGGCAACTCGCTCCGGCTGTACGAGGAACTCGGCCGCCCCGCCCTCCGACTCGACCTCACCCCGCTGCAGCGCTTCCACGCGGTCTCCGCCGTCCTCGGCGTCGTCGCCAGTGCGGCGGCCGAGCTGGGCGGACAGGAGCCGCCGGAGGAGGTGACCGACGGCCTGGTCGACCGCGCGGAGTTCTTCGGCCGCTACGCCCGGACGTGGCGCGACCTGGACGCGGGCGAGTACCCGTTCCTGCACGACATCGTCGACGAGTTCGAGGCGCACGACGACAGGGAGCAGTTCCTGGCGGCCCTCGACCTGACCCTGTCCGGCCTGCGCGCCCAGGTCGAGCGGCGGGCCTAG
- a CDS encoding cytochrome P450, with the protein MSQTAAVPAVPAFTAATAPGALPLLGHGHRLLSGPVDFLSSLHAHGDLVAVRLGPTTAQVPCHPALLARVLGDDRLFDKGGVFYDRARDVAGNGLVTCPYGDHRRQRRLVQSAFRRSQLAHYAGAAQAEVDAAAADWRPGLVVDAFPLFYGIALRTLARTLYSTAISAELAAGVERSFDTVLNGLFRQMFLPAPVRRLPLPANLRYRRSLAYLHAATRQLITSYRSERGDRGDRTPGDEGATDLLSALLDAVDEEGGGSGLSDAEVHDQVITLLAAGTETVAATLTWALWRLSLHPAAAEQVRAELAGVLPGGRPPTPEDLPRLAAVDRVLSETLRLHPPGWLFTRLTTAPTELAGRELPPGTTLVFSPAAVSRHPAAYDSPAVFDPDRWRPERVTPAARQAFLPFGTGARKCVGDLFARTECAVALATLLSRWRFTPEPDADLRPVPLATVLRPRRLRLRVAER; encoded by the coding sequence ATGTCGCAGACCGCCGCCGTCCCCGCCGTCCCCGCTTTCACCGCCGCGACCGCACCCGGTGCCCTGCCGCTGCTCGGGCACGGGCACCGACTGCTGAGCGGGCCGGTCGACTTCCTGTCCTCGCTGCACGCGCACGGCGACCTGGTGGCGGTCCGGCTGGGGCCGACGACGGCCCAGGTGCCCTGCCACCCGGCGCTGCTGGCAAGGGTGTTGGGCGACGACCGGCTCTTCGACAAGGGCGGGGTGTTCTACGACCGGGCCCGCGACGTGGCCGGCAACGGGCTGGTCACCTGCCCGTACGGGGACCACCGGAGGCAGCGGCGACTGGTCCAATCGGCCTTCCGGCGCTCGCAGTTGGCGCACTACGCGGGAGCCGCGCAGGCCGAGGTGGACGCCGCCGCGGCCGACTGGCGGCCCGGCCTGGTGGTCGACGCGTTCCCGCTGTTCTACGGCATCGCGCTGCGCACGCTGGCCCGGACGCTCTACTCGACCGCGATCAGCGCCGAGTTGGCGGCCGGCGTGGAACGCTCCTTCGACACCGTGCTGAACGGGCTGTTCCGGCAGATGTTCCTGCCCGCGCCGGTCCGCCGCCTGCCGCTGCCCGCCAACCTGCGCTACCGCCGCTCGCTGGCCTACCTGCACGCCGCCACCCGGCAGTTGATCACCTCGTACCGGAGCGAACGAGGCGACCGGGGCGACCGGACTCCCGGGGACGAGGGCGCCACCGACCTGCTCTCGGCGCTGCTGGACGCCGTCGACGAGGAGGGCGGCGGGTCGGGGCTGAGCGACGCCGAGGTGCACGACCAGGTGATCACGCTGCTCGCGGCCGGGACGGAGACCGTCGCCGCCACCCTGACCTGGGCGCTGTGGCGGCTGTCGCTGCACCCGGCGGCGGCCGAGCAGGTCCGGGCCGAGCTGGCCGGGGTGCTGCCCGGCGGGCGGCCGCCGACCCCGGAGGACCTGCCGCGGCTGGCGGCCGTCGACCGGGTGCTGTCGGAGACGCTGCGGCTGCACCCGCCGGGCTGGCTGTTCACCCGGCTGACCACCGCGCCGACCGAGCTCGCCGGCCGCGAACTCCCGCCCGGCACCACGCTGGTGTTCTCCCCGGCGGCGGTCTCCCGGCACCCGGCCGCGTACGACTCCCCCGCCGTCTTCGACCCGGACCGCTGGCGCCCGGAGCGGGTCACCCCGGCCGCCCGGCAGGCGTTCCTGCCGTTCGGCACCGGGGCCCGCAAGTGCGTCGGCGACCTGTTCGCCCGGACCGAGTGCGCCGTCGCCCTGGCCACCCTGCTGTCCCGCTGGCGGTTCACCCCGGAGCCGGACGCCGACCTGCGCCCCGTCCCGCTGGCGACGGTGCTGCGCCCGCGGCGGCTCCGGCTGCGGGTCGCCGAACGCTGA